From the Sandaracinaceae bacterium genome, one window contains:
- a CDS encoding serine/threonine-protein kinase, which yields MFGEAFARKRLGEVLDARYELTDLLGVGMTGAVYRALHKYTQREVAVKIMHQQLVSDDNAVARFLREAKSVAKIGHPAIVEVIDAGQTQDHWPYVVLELLHGRSLGALLKSGPLPAHQVIDIGADLLDGLIAAHGAGIVHRDLKPDNLFLLDNPEATRLKVLDFGVAKNLQSTGQSAVLTKPGATVGTPSYMSPEQARAAPIDERTDVWSAGAVLFHAATGRPPWVEGSIPTLLLKLVTQVPPRLGELLPSAPPRLQAAVDGALQPDLELRFASATAMAAALRG from the coding sequence ATGTTCGGCGAAGCCTTCGCGAGGAAGAGGCTCGGAGAGGTCCTCGACGCGCGCTACGAGCTGACCGATCTGCTCGGCGTGGGCATGACCGGCGCCGTGTACCGCGCGCTGCACAAGTACACGCAGCGCGAGGTCGCGGTGAAGATCATGCACCAGCAGCTGGTCAGCGACGACAACGCGGTGGCGCGCTTCCTCCGCGAGGCGAAGTCGGTCGCGAAGATCGGCCACCCCGCCATCGTCGAGGTGATCGACGCGGGCCAGACCCAGGATCACTGGCCCTACGTGGTCCTCGAGCTGCTGCACGGGCGCTCGCTCGGCGCGCTGTTGAAGTCGGGTCCGCTGCCCGCGCACCAGGTCATCGACATCGGCGCGGATCTGCTCGACGGCCTGATCGCGGCCCACGGCGCGGGCATCGTCCACCGGGACCTGAAGCCCGACAACCTGTTCCTGCTCGACAACCCCGAGGCCACGCGGCTGAAGGTGCTGGACTTCGGCGTGGCCAAGAACCTCCAGAGCACGGGGCAGAGCGCGGTGCTCACCAAGCCCGGCGCCACCGTGGGGACGCCGAGCTACATGAGCCCCGAGCAGGCGCGCGCGGCGCCGATCGACGAGCGCACCGACGTCTGGTCCGCGGGCGCGGTCCTCTTCCACGCGGCGACCGGTCGGCCGCCCTGGGTCGAGGGCTCCATCCCGACCCTCCTGCTGAAGCTGGTGACGCAGGTCCCTCCGCGGCTCGGTGAGCTCCTGCCGAGCGCGCCGCCGCGCCTGCAGGCTGCGGTCGACGGCGCGCTGCAGCCCGATCTCGAGCTGCGCTTCGCGTCCGCGACCGCGATGGCTGCAGCCCTGCGCGGCTGA
- a CDS encoding phosphatase PAP2 family protein, with translation MVRVAVLLTWLSCPTFAFAQAETPMERAAEAEADADDEPPADTDAEPDPAPGPDVVAEAGGEEAPLEENGEDGATERGEDIVGSLGSAIGNLGTALGPEAAPHNRIRWDPAWPRYRFDELVVTLGFGLVILLEEVLPTRTDANWASTSPLDREVQNVVGLDNPFDRDVFEELSDAITAGLFIWPVAFDSLLYAGLGEGAWDVAWQMSLISLEVFAINHALTVLVQLLARRERPLGEYCRDRPGYAAADPLCNDPPPAQSFWGTHVSNAFAGAALICMHHDALDLYGNEVADGMACGTALGAAVATGLFRMMADHHYITDVMSAAVVGSLTGILVPWILHYQGGARPPLEGSEPPTIVVLPMGGPDTVGLSATAIW, from the coding sequence ATGGTGCGCGTTGCGGTCCTGCTGACGTGGCTCTCGTGCCCGACCTTCGCCTTCGCGCAGGCGGAGACGCCCATGGAGCGAGCGGCGGAGGCGGAGGCGGACGCGGACGACGAGCCGCCGGCCGACACGGACGCCGAGCCGGACCCGGCCCCCGGCCCCGATGTCGTCGCCGAGGCCGGTGGCGAGGAGGCGCCCCTCGAGGAGAACGGCGAAGACGGGGCGACCGAGCGCGGGGAGGACATCGTCGGGAGCCTCGGCTCGGCCATCGGGAACCTGGGCACGGCGCTCGGGCCCGAGGCCGCGCCACACAACCGCATCCGCTGGGATCCAGCCTGGCCGCGCTACCGCTTCGACGAGCTGGTCGTGACCCTCGGCTTCGGCCTGGTGATCCTCCTGGAGGAGGTGTTGCCGACGCGCACCGACGCCAACTGGGCGTCCACCAGCCCGCTCGACCGGGAGGTGCAGAACGTGGTCGGGCTCGACAACCCCTTCGATCGCGACGTCTTCGAGGAGCTCAGCGACGCGATCACCGCGGGCCTGTTCATCTGGCCCGTCGCGTTCGACTCGCTGCTCTACGCCGGCCTCGGCGAGGGGGCCTGGGACGTGGCGTGGCAGATGTCGCTCATCAGCCTCGAGGTCTTCGCGATCAACCACGCGCTGACCGTGCTCGTGCAGCTCCTGGCCCGGAGAGAGCGTCCGCTCGGCGAGTACTGCCGCGATCGACCCGGGTACGCGGCCGCCGATCCCCTCTGCAACGACCCGCCTCCGGCGCAGAGCTTCTGGGGGACGCACGTCTCCAACGCCTTCGCCGGGGCGGCCCTGATCTGCATGCACCACGACGCCCTCGACCTCTACGGCAACGAGGTCGCGGACGGGATGGCGTGCGGCACGGCCCTCGGCGCCGCGGTCGCCACGGGGCTCTTCCGCATGATGGCCGATCACCACTACATCACCGACGTCATGAGCGCGGCCGTGGTCGGCAGCCTGACGGGCATCCTCGTGCCGTGGATCCTGCACTACCAGGGCGGCGCGCGGCCGCCGCTCGAGGGCAGCGAGCCGCCGACCATCGTGGTGCTGCCGATGGGTGGCCCGGACACGGTCGGCCTCAGCGCCACGGCCATCTGGTAA
- a CDS encoding zinc-ribbon domain-containing protein, with protein sequence MVWIVLGRRTKTERIPGGVTVERRCTSCGETATFYERRAKRTFTLYFLEVFDYDEQRVMACGACGTLYATDEHGAPTAETAAGWQSALEDAASSVTTAAKNAGRALGPWLEQAKENVRELYDDATETVAPLAKRAGEGLGEAAKRVTERRPGPDEARDAPGDDDRPEWEREPDPEKAALLKRFAELEARSEREGED encoded by the coding sequence ATGGTCTGGATCGTTCTCGGCAGGCGTACGAAGACGGAGCGGATCCCGGGCGGGGTGACGGTCGAGCGGCGCTGCACCTCGTGCGGCGAGACGGCCACGTTCTACGAGCGGCGCGCGAAGCGGACCTTCACGCTCTACTTCCTCGAGGTCTTCGACTACGACGAGCAGCGCGTGATGGCGTGCGGCGCCTGCGGCACGCTCTACGCGACCGATGAGCACGGCGCGCCCACGGCCGAGACCGCGGCCGGGTGGCAGAGCGCGCTCGAGGACGCCGCCAGCTCCGTCACCACGGCGGCGAAGAACGCCGGTCGCGCGCTCGGCCCCTGGCTGGAGCAGGCGAAGGAGAACGTGCGCGAGCTCTACGACGACGCGACGGAGACGGTCGCGCCGCTCGCGAAGCGGGCGGGCGAGGGCCTCGGCGAGGCCGCCAAGCGCGTCACCGAGCGGCGCCCCGGCCCCGACGAGGCGCGTGACGCGCCAGGCGACGACGATCGCCCCGAGTGGGAGCGGGAGCCCGACCCGGAGAAGGCCGCGCTCTTGAAGCGCTTCGCCGAGCTCGAGGCGCGGTCCGAGCGCGAGGGCGAAGACTGA
- a CDS encoding VOC family protein: MSIHRVFASVFTDDLEASRRFWVELLGFTVSFQSNWFVHLAAPDEAALELGLLLRSHETIPKPYRDVPRGGLITVVVDDVDVLYERAQARGVRVVEAPRDMFYGQRRMLLEDPAGQLVDVSAPMPEATIPEL, encoded by the coding sequence ATGTCGATTCACCGCGTCTTCGCGTCGGTCTTCACCGACGACCTCGAGGCGAGCCGCCGCTTCTGGGTGGAGCTGTTGGGGTTCACGGTCAGCTTCCAGAGCAACTGGTTCGTGCACCTCGCCGCGCCCGACGAGGCGGCGCTCGAGCTGGGCCTCCTGCTCCGCAGCCACGAGACCATCCCGAAGCCCTACCGGGACGTGCCGCGCGGCGGGTTGATCACCGTGGTCGTGGACGACGTGGACGTCCTCTACGAGCGGGCGCAGGCGCGCGGCGTGCGCGTCGTGGAGGCGCCGCGGGACATGTTCTACGGGCAGCGCCGCATGCTGCTCGAGGACCCGGCGGGGCAGCTCGTCGACGTCAGCGCCCCGATGCCCGAGGCGACGATCCCGGAGCTCTGA
- the pyc gene encoding pyruvate carboxylase, with amino-acid sequence MSHDARPITKLLCANRGEIAIRVFRAATELGIRTVAIYSHEDRVYLHRYKADEAYLVGKGLSPVGAYLAIDRIIAIAKEANVDGIHPGYGFLSENAAFAQACEDAGIAFVGPPPEVLRRLGDKTAARTLADEAGVPTVPGTPGPVANVEDARTFAAQAGYPLMIKAAMGGGGRGMRVVREASQLEEAFQRATSEAKAAFGDGTVFIERFVEHPRHIEVQILADSRGDVVHLFERDCSVQRRHQKLVEMAPAQALDPAIREALCADAVKIAKAVGYRNAGTVEFLLDREGRHYFIEANPRIQVEHTVTEQVTNVDLVQSQIRIAGGATFGDLELRQDGITTRGVAIQCRVTTENPQQGFQPDTGRIEVFRSGAGMGIRLDGGSGYSGARVSPDYDSLLVKVTAHGLSFEGAVDKLHRALAEFRVRGVSTNIPFLQNVLTHPRFLGADIDTSFVDDSPELFVFPRRKNRAQRLLRYMADVAVNGPSVPGMTEAKPSKVEPILPEIDRHQKPPQGWRDLLENRGPAEFAKAVREHRGLLITDTTWRDAHQSLLMTRVRTRDLMEIAPATARLMPQLFSLEMWGGATFDVALRFLRECPWDRLARLRELVPNIPFQMLLRGANAVGYTSYPDNVVFEFARMAKEHGVDVFRIFDSLNYVENLKLGIDAVGEAGGVIEASLCYTGDVSDPSRTKYSLQYYVDLAGQLVDLGIHILNIKDMAGLLKPRAARMLVGALRRAHPDVPIHVHTHDTAGTGVASMIACAEADADVVDLALPAMAGLTSQPTMAAVLGALHGTERDTSIDTDALQSLNTYWESTRGLYQPFETGLYGYAPDLYEHEIPGGQYTNLRFQATALGLADRWASIKRAYAQANRILGDLIKVTPSSKVVGDLAQFMVQNDLAEKDVIEQADSLSFPSSVVEFLEGRLGQPPGGFPEPLRTQVLRGREPIDGRPGETLDALDFDALRADLESEHEGVSIRDVDVMSAALYPKVWRDYRAHRSQFGDVSVLPTRYFLSSLEIGEEITVDIEKGKTLVITLDAVGDIDEKGYRSVFFELNGQPRQVRVRDRAATATVKENERATKEPGSVGAPMPGSVVDVLVEVGGSVAKGDALVVLSAMKMETVVASPVAGEVARVVVAKGETLAAGDLLVELKTAGASATAQPA; translated from the coding sequence GTGAGCCACGACGCCCGCCCGATCACGAAGCTCTTGTGTGCCAACCGCGGAGAGATCGCGATCCGCGTGTTCCGTGCCGCGACCGAGCTCGGCATTCGTACCGTCGCCATCTACAGCCACGAGGACCGCGTCTACCTGCACCGCTACAAGGCGGACGAGGCGTACCTGGTCGGCAAGGGGCTCAGCCCGGTCGGCGCCTACCTCGCGATCGATCGCATCATCGCGATCGCGAAGGAGGCCAACGTCGACGGCATCCACCCCGGCTACGGCTTCCTGAGCGAGAACGCCGCGTTCGCCCAGGCCTGCGAGGACGCGGGCATCGCGTTCGTCGGCCCGCCCCCCGAGGTGCTCCGCCGGCTCGGCGACAAGACCGCCGCCCGCACCCTCGCGGACGAGGCGGGCGTGCCGACGGTGCCGGGCACCCCGGGGCCGGTCGCGAACGTCGAGGACGCCCGGACGTTCGCGGCGCAGGCGGGCTACCCGCTGATGATCAAGGCGGCGATGGGCGGCGGCGGGCGCGGCATGCGCGTGGTGCGCGAGGCCTCCCAGCTCGAAGAGGCGTTCCAGCGCGCCACCAGCGAGGCGAAGGCCGCCTTCGGGGACGGCACCGTCTTCATCGAGCGCTTCGTCGAGCACCCGCGGCACATCGAGGTGCAGATCCTCGCCGACAGCCGGGGCGACGTCGTGCACCTCTTCGAGCGAGACTGCTCGGTCCAGCGCCGCCACCAGAAGCTCGTCGAGATGGCGCCCGCGCAGGCCCTCGACCCGGCCATCCGCGAGGCCCTCTGCGCCGACGCGGTGAAGATCGCCAAGGCGGTCGGCTACCGGAACGCGGGCACGGTCGAGTTCCTCCTCGACCGGGAGGGGCGCCACTACTTCATCGAGGCGAACCCGCGCATCCAGGTCGAGCACACGGTCACCGAGCAGGTCACGAACGTCGACCTCGTGCAGTCGCAGATCCGGATCGCGGGCGGGGCGACCTTCGGGGACCTCGAGCTGCGCCAGGACGGGATCACCACCCGCGGCGTGGCGATCCAGTGTCGCGTCACGACCGAGAACCCGCAGCAGGGCTTCCAGCCCGACACCGGCCGCATCGAGGTCTTCCGCTCGGGCGCGGGCATGGGCATCCGGCTCGACGGGGGCAGCGGCTACAGCGGCGCGCGGGTCAGCCCCGACTACGACTCGCTGCTCGTGAAGGTCACCGCGCACGGCCTGAGCTTCGAGGGCGCGGTGGACAAGCTGCACCGCGCGCTCGCGGAGTTCCGCGTCCGGGGCGTGAGCACGAACATCCCGTTCCTCCAGAACGTGCTGACCCACCCGCGCTTCCTGGGCGCGGACATCGACACGTCGTTCGTGGACGACAGCCCGGAGCTGTTCGTCTTCCCGCGCCGGAAGAACCGCGCGCAGCGCCTGCTCCGGTACATGGCCGACGTGGCGGTCAACGGGCCGTCGGTGCCCGGCATGACCGAGGCCAAGCCGTCCAAGGTCGAGCCGATCCTCCCCGAGATCGACCGCCACCAGAAGCCGCCCCAGGGCTGGCGCGACCTGCTCGAGAACCGCGGGCCGGCCGAGTTCGCCAAGGCGGTGCGCGAGCACCGCGGGCTCCTGATCACGGACACGACCTGGCGAGACGCGCACCAGTCGCTCCTGATGACGCGGGTGCGCACGCGCGACCTGATGGAGATCGCGCCCGCCACGGCGCGGCTGATGCCGCAGCTCTTCAGCCTCGAGATGTGGGGTGGGGCCACCTTCGACGTGGCCCTGCGCTTCCTGCGCGAGTGCCCCTGGGACCGGCTGGCCCGGCTCCGCGAGCTGGTGCCGAACATCCCCTTCCAGATGCTGCTCCGCGGCGCGAACGCCGTCGGCTACACGAGCTACCCCGACAACGTCGTCTTCGAGTTCGCCCGCATGGCGAAGGAGCACGGCGTCGACGTCTTCCGCATCTTCGACTCGCTCAACTACGTCGAGAACCTCAAGCTCGGCATCGACGCGGTCGGCGAGGCGGGCGGCGTGATCGAGGCGTCCCTCTGCTACACGGGCGACGTCAGCGACCCGAGCCGTACGAAGTACTCCTTGCAATACTACGTCGACCTGGCCGGGCAGCTGGTCGACCTCGGGATCCACATCCTGAACATCAAGGACATGGCGGGGCTGTTGAAGCCGCGCGCGGCCCGGATGCTGGTCGGCGCGCTCCGGCGCGCGCACCCCGACGTGCCCATCCACGTCCACACCCACGACACGGCGGGCACCGGCGTCGCGTCGATGATCGCGTGCGCGGAGGCGGACGCCGACGTCGTGGATCTGGCGCTCCCCGCGATGGCTGGCCTGACCTCGCAGCCCACGATGGCGGCGGTGCTGGGCGCGCTGCATGGCACCGAGCGGGACACGTCGATCGACACCGACGCGCTGCAGTCTCTCAACACCTACTGGGAGAGCACGCGCGGGCTCTATCAGCCCTTCGAGACGGGGCTCTACGGCTACGCGCCCGACCTCTACGAGCACGAGATCCCGGGCGGCCAGTACACGAACCTCCGCTTCCAGGCCACGGCGCTCGGGCTCGCCGACCGCTGGGCCTCCATCAAGCGCGCTTACGCGCAGGCCAACCGCATCCTCGGCGACCTGATCAAGGTCACGCCGAGCTCCAAGGTGGTCGGCGACCTCGCGCAGTTCATGGTGCAGAACGACCTCGCCGAGAAGGACGTGATCGAGCAGGCGGACAGCCTCTCGTTCCCGTCGAGCGTGGTGGAGTTCCTCGAGGGCCGGCTCGGTCAGCCCCCCGGCGGGTTCCCGGAGCCGCTGCGCACCCAGGTCCTCCGCGGACGCGAGCCCATCGACGGCCGCCCGGGTGAGACCCTGGACGCGCTCGACTTCGACGCCCTGCGCGCCGACCTCGAGTCGGAGCACGAGGGGGTCTCGATCCGCGACGTCGACGTGATGAGCGCGGCGCTCTATCCCAAGGTGTGGCGCGACTACCGCGCGCACCGCTCGCAGTTCGGCGACGTCAGCGTGCTGCCCACGCGCTACTTCCTCTCGAGCCTCGAGATCGGCGAGGAGATCACCGTCGACATCGAGAAGGGCAAGACCCTCGTGATCACGCTCGACGCGGTCGGCGACATCGACGAGAAGGGCTACCGCTCGGTGTTCTTCGAGCTGAACGGCCAGCCGCGTCAGGTTCGCGTGCGGGACCGCGCGGCGACGGCCACCGTCAAGGAGAACGAGCGGGCGACCAAGGAGCCCGGCAGCGTCGGCGCACCGATGCCCGGGAGCGTGGTGGACGTGTTGGTCGAGGTCGGCGGCTCGGTGGCCAAGGGCGACGCGCTGGTCGTGCTCAGCGCGATGAAGATGGAGACCGTCGTCGCGTCGCCGGTGGCGGGCGAGGTGGCGCGCGTCGTGGTGGCCAAGGGCGAGACCCTCGCCGCGGGTGATCTCCTCGTGGAGCTGAAGACGGCGGGAGCGTCCGCGACCGCGCAGCCGGCGTAG
- a CDS encoding NAD(P)-dependent alcohol dehydrogenase produces the protein MLAWQIEGGFGLDHLTLTEREAPTPGPGQARVKMSAWSLNYRDYLVITGGYNPRQKLPLVPLSDAAGVVDAVGEGVRRVKVGDRVAPTFAQRWIAGQIDRERQRSALGSPGDGVAAEQVVFDAEGLVHVPSHLGDDEAATLPCAGVTAWTALYEQGDLRPGQTVLVQGTGGVSIFGLLLARLGGARVLCTSSSDEKLAIAEALGATWTVNYRDDPDWGKTARDLTGGVDHVIEVGGAGTIEQSLIAVKPGGTVNVIGVLDGVGGELQLTRVLMNAVRMQGILVGPREAFERMNAAMEAAQLRPVLDAKRFSFEALPDALAHMRDGAHFGKIAITR, from the coding sequence ATGCTGGCATGGCAGATCGAAGGCGGCTTCGGCCTCGACCACCTCACGCTGACCGAGCGCGAGGCGCCGACGCCCGGGCCCGGGCAGGCCCGCGTGAAGATGAGCGCCTGGAGCCTCAACTACCGCGACTACCTGGTGATCACGGGCGGCTACAACCCGCGACAGAAGCTGCCCCTCGTGCCGCTCTCGGACGCGGCCGGCGTGGTCGACGCGGTCGGCGAGGGCGTGCGCCGCGTGAAGGTGGGAGACCGGGTCGCGCCCACCTTCGCCCAGCGCTGGATCGCGGGGCAGATCGATCGCGAGCGGCAACGGTCCGCGCTCGGCAGCCCGGGCGACGGCGTCGCGGCGGAGCAGGTCGTCTTCGACGCGGAGGGGCTCGTGCACGTCCCGTCGCACCTGGGCGACGACGAGGCGGCGACCCTGCCCTGCGCGGGCGTCACCGCGTGGACGGCGCTCTACGAGCAGGGCGATCTCCGGCCCGGCCAGACGGTGCTCGTCCAGGGCACGGGGGGCGTGTCGATCTTCGGCTTGCTGCTCGCGCGGCTCGGGGGGGCGCGTGTCCTCTGCACGTCGAGCTCGGACGAGAAGCTCGCCATCGCCGAGGCGCTCGGCGCGACGTGGACCGTCAACTACCGCGACGATCCCGACTGGGGCAAGACCGCGCGCGACCTGACGGGCGGCGTCGACCACGTGATCGAGGTGGGGGGCGCGGGCACGATCGAGCAGTCGCTCATCGCGGTCAAGCCGGGCGGCACCGTCAACGTGATCGGCGTGCTCGATGGCGTGGGCGGCGAGCTGCAGCTCACGCGCGTGCTGATGAACGCGGTGCGCATGCAGGGCATCCTCGTCGGGCCGCGCGAGGCCTTCGAGCGCATGAACGCGGCCATGGAGGCGGCGCAGCTCAGGCCCGTGCTCGACGCGAAGCGCTTCTCGTTCGAGGCGCTCCCGGACGCGCTCGCGCACATGCGCGACGGCGCCCACTTCGGCAAGATCGCGATCACGAGGTAG